A DNA window from Pleuronectes platessa chromosome 19, fPlePla1.1, whole genome shotgun sequence contains the following coding sequences:
- the urm1 gene encoding ubiquitin-related modifier 1 has translation MAAPIAIHLEFGGGAELLFNGVKEHHVTLPSQSEPWDLKQLLVWIQRNLLKERPELFVQGESVRPGILVLINDADWELMGELDYQLQDQDNIVFISTLHGG, from the exons ATGGCGGCGCCCATAGCGATTCACCTGGAGTTTGG aggaggagcagagctgctgtTTAATGGCGTGAAGGAACATCATGTGACTCTTCCAAGCCAATCAGAGCCTT gggACTTGAAGCAGCTGCTGGTCTGGATCCAACGGAACCTGCTGAAGGAGCGGCCTGAACTCTTTGTCCAAGGAgaatcagt GAGACCTGGGATTCTCGTGCTTATCAATGATGCAGACTGGGAACTAATG GGGGAGCTGGATTACCAACTGCAAGACCAGGACAACATCGTGTTTATTTCTACTCTTCACGGCGGATAG